From bacterium, a single genomic window includes:
- a CDS encoding M23 family metallopeptidase, with product VKQYQTIALLGDTGISTGPHVHFEICKNGQTVDPSRYVGR from the coding sequence ATGTAAAACAGTATCAAACTATTGCCCTCCTGGGAGATACGGGAATTTCTACCGGACCTCACGTTCACTTTGAAATTTGCAAAAATGGCCAGACGGTTGATCCTTCTCGCTATGTGGGTCGATAA